ACGGATCAGGCGGGGTGTTCCCCGCCTTTTTCATGTGCCGCAGAAGGTTTGTTGCACCACTTCCGAGGGCTCGGGCGGGCGGCGTAAATCCTCCACGCCCGGCTGCGCCTCAAAGGGCTTGGAGAGCACGCTAAGAAGCCGCTCGAAGGGGGCGAAATCTCCCTCGCGCGCGGCCAGGATCATCTCTTCGATCCGGTGGTTGCGGGGGATGACCCAAGGGTTGGAGGCCTGCATCAGGGCTGACGGGTCTGCCTCGCGTTCGATTCGCGCGCGCCACTCCGGCTCCCATTGATCAAAGGCGGCAGGGTCCAGAAACTGATCCCGCGCAGCCCCTTCGGTGAGCGCGCGGAATGTGTTGGTAAAATCCGCGCGCCCCGCCTGCATCCGTTCGAGCAGCCCCTCAATGAGCGGCTTGTCTGCCTCCGTGGCCTCTTTGAGGCCGATCTTGGCACCCATCCGGCGCAGCCATGCGGCATCCACCAGCGCAGGCATGGCGTGAATGATCGCGGTAAACTCCTCAATCGCGGCGTCCCTGTCTGGCATCAGCGGCACAAGCGATGTGGCCAGCTGCGCCATATTCCAGACGATCACATGTGCCTGATTATCATAGGCATAACGCCCCTGCGCGTCGATTGAACTGAAGACCGTGACCGGGTGATAGACATCCATGAAGGCGCAGGGGCCGTAATCAATTGTCTCGCCCGAAAGGGCCGTGTTGTCTGTGTTCATCACCCCGTGGATGAAGCCGAGCGACATCCAATGGGCCACCAATTCGGCCTGCGCGGCGCAGACCGCGCGCAAGAAATCCGCCGGGCCGTTTGCGTCCGGGTAATGGCGCGCGGCAGTGTAGTCATAAAGTGCGTGGAGCGCCTCCACATCGCGGCGCGCGGCGAAATACTGAAACGTGCCGACGCGGATATGGCTTGACGCAACGCGGGTCAGAACCGCGCCGGGCACGGCCCCTTCCTGACGGTAGATCGGCTCGCCCGTCAGGGCGGCGGCCAGCGCGCGGGTGGTGGGCACGCCAAGCGCGTGCATTGCCTCGCTGACGACATATTCACGCAGCACGGGGCCCAGCCACGCGCGCCCATCGCCATTGCGGCTATAGGGGGTAGGGCCGGAGCCCTTGAGCTGAATATCGCGCCGATGCCCAGCGGGGTCTATGACCTCGCCCAGCAGGACTGCCCGCCCATCACCGAGCTGTGGGGAGAAGCCGCCAAATTGGTGCCCCGCATAGACCTGCGCAATCGGCTCGGCCCCATCAGGCAGCTCGCTGCCCGCAAACACCGGGGCCATGGCGGCGTAATCAAGGCTCAGCCCCAACTCTTCGGCAAGGCCGGTGTTGAACGCCAAAAGCGCAGGTGCGGCCACGGCGCGCGGGGCGATCCGTGTGTAGAAGCCTTCGGGCAGGCGGGCGTAGCTATTGTCAAATTTGATCATCATGGGGTTAACCTAAGCCTGCGCTTCGCAAATAAAAAGGCGCAGAGGTCTGCGCTTTCGTCTTTCAGAACATACGTGGCATGTTCAAAGCACGCGAGACATCAGGCCATAGCCCTCGCGCAGCTCAAAATGTAGCGCCTCGTAAAGCGCGCGTGCCTTGGCGTTATCGCCGCGCACTTCCAAATGGATCGCCTTCATGCCCGCCGCGCCAAGCGCCTTGGGCAGCCCGCGCAGCACTTCCAGCCCGATCCCGCGTCCGCGCACGCCGGGCCGGATATAGATCTCGTCCAAAATCCCGTCGAGCCCGCCATATTCCAGCGACCAGCCAAAACTGACGCAGGCATACCCAATCGGCGCGCGCGATGGCCCGATCACATAGATCGCCCCATGCGGTGATCCCTCCAGCAAAGGCAGCACAGCCGCGCGCCGTGCAGCATCGCTCAGATCAATGCCCTCTTCGGTGTGGAACGCCGCAATCAATGGCAAAAGCCGGTCGATATCTTCAGGTTTGCCAAGTGTCATCGCGGTCATAACTGTCCCACCCTATCTGGCGTATTGGCGGACCATGGCGTGTGCAGGCTTCATTGTCCACCGGACAGGGCCGCGCCGGTGGACGGGCGCCGGTAGTGGCGTAACACATAGAGCCGGATGGCCGAAGCGAGCCCCATATCTGTGCCTCGGTCCGCGTCAATTTCTGCGGCCAGCACGTTGATCGCCGTATCTTTTGACGCTGCAATCTCGCGAAAGGCCTGCCAAAACTCTGCCTCAAGCGACACCGAGGTACGATGCCCCTTGAGGGTGAGCGAATGTTTGACAGGCCGCCTGCTCATGTCTCGCGTTTTTTAGCGTCCAGATTTTTGGCGATCTGCGCTGCCTTGGCCTTGAGCAGTTCTTTCTGGCTCTTGGTCTGGCCAAAGGCCACGGCATTTTCATCCGCGCGGGCCCGGCGGGAGGCGCGGTTGCGCTCTTTCTTGGCCTTGTTCATGTTCACTGGGGCGCTCATTTTGGTCCTACCATGTTCTCGGGCCGCACAACGCGGTCGAATGTTTCGCCATCCACAAAGCCCAAGGCAATCGCCTCTTCGCGCAATGTGGTGCCGTTCTTATGGGCCGTCTTGGCCACTTTTGTCGCGTTATCATAGCCAATTTCGGGCGCGAGCGCCGTGACAAGCATCAGCGATTCGCGCATCAGCTTGTCGATCCGTGTGCGGTCCGCGTCGAGCCCGGCCATGAGATTATCGGTGAACGTACCCGCCGCATCGCCCAGAAGCTGCATGGATTGCAGCACGTTATAGGCCATCATAGGTTTGTAGACGTTCAGCTCAAAATGCCCCTGAGAGCCGGCAAAGCCCACGGCGGCATCATTGCCCATAACATGCGCGCAGACTTGGGTCAGCGCCTCGCATTGAGTGGGGTTCACCTTGCCGGGCATGATCGAGCTGCCCGGCTCGTTTTCGGGCAGGATCAGCTCGCCCAGGCCGCAGCGCGGGCCGGAGCCGAGCAGGCGGATATCGTTTGCGATCTTGAAGAGCGACCCGGCCACGGTTTTCAGCGATCCGGAGATTTCCACCATCGCGTCATGGGCGGCCAGCGCCTCAAACTTGTTGGGGGCGGTGACGAAGGGCAGGCCGGTGATCTTGGCCATGTTCTGGGCCACCATCACGTCCCAACCGGGGTTTGTGTTGAGGCCGGTGCCCACGGCTGTGCCGCCTTGGGCCAGCTCATAGATGCCTTCAAGCGAGGTCTCGACCCGCTTGATCCCCATGGCGACCTGATGGGCATAGCCCGAAAATTCCTGACTCAGCGTCAGAGGGGTCGCGTCTTGAGTGTGGGTGCGGCCAATTTTTATTATTCCATCGAAACTTGCGATCTTTTCTTCAAGTGACGCATGAAGCTTGCGCAGGCCCGGCAGCAGCATGTCGCGCGCCATCATCGCGGTCGAGATATGCATCGCCGTAGGGAAGGTGTCGTTGGACGATTGCCCCATATTGCAATGGTCGTTGGGATGCACCGGGTCCTTGGAGCCGATCACGCCGCCCATGATCTCAATCGCGCGGTTGGCGATCACCTCATTGGCGTTCATGTTGGATTGCGTGCCCGACCCGGTCTGCCACACCACCAGCGGGAAATTGTCGTCGAGCTTGCCCGCGACAACCTCGGATGCGGCCTCGATAATTGCTTCTCCGCGCGCCGTGTCCAGCTTGCCCAGCGTCACATTCGCCTCAGCGCAGGCCTGTTTGATCACGCCAAGCGCGCGAACAATGGCCACGGGCTGTTTTTCCCACCCGATGGGGAAATTCAGGATCGAGCGTTGCGTTTGCGCGCCCCAATACTTGTCTGCGGGGACCTCAAGAGGGCCAAAACTATCGGTTTCAGTGCGGGTGGCGGTCATGGGCGGGCTCTCCTATGCGGTTTGCCCCTTCCTTATCCTATGGCGCGGAAAGTTCAATCGCGGCTTACTTGCGGAAGGTATCGAGGCTGACCACCTCTGCCTGCTTGGTAGAGCTGTCGTCGGGGGATGGCGCGTCCTCGTCTTCTTCGTCCTCCTCCTCCGGCGTCTCGAAGCGCAGCCCAAATTCGACCGAGGGGTCTACGAAGGTCAGGATCGCGTCATATGGCACCACAAGCGCTTCGGGCGCGTCGCCAAAATTGAGTGAAACGGAGAAGCCTTTGTCCGTGACCTCAAGATTGTCATACCAATGCTGCATCACCACGGTCATCTCGCTGGGATAGCGTTCGCGCAGCCAATCCGCGAGCTTTGCGTCCGGGTGCGTCGTGTCGAATGTGATGAAGAAATGATGCGCGCCTGGCAGGCCGTTTTCCTGCACATCTTCCAGCACCTCTTGGATCAGGCTCCGCATGGCGCGGTGCATCAGGTTGCCATAGTCAATTCTATCGGACATGTGCGCCCCCCGGCTTGGTCTCCCTCATCATAGGGGATTCGGGGCAAAAGCAAAGCGCTGTCAGAGGGCCATGCCCAGCACTCCGCCTGCCGCCGCCATAAGCCCCAATGCGGGCAGCATTGGCACCCGCAGGCCCAGCATGAGCACGCCCGCCAACGCGGTGAGGGCTGCGGCGGGGAGGGAGAAACTGGACCAGACGGGACGGGGGCCAAAAGCCGTCTCGCCCACCTCGCCAAAGAGGACATGAAGCGCGAACCACAGCGACAGGTTCAGGATCACGCCCACCACAGAGGCGGAAATCGCGGCCAGCGCGCCTTTGAGCCGGGGCTGCGCCAGAAGCCACTCCAGATAGGGTGCACCGGCGAATATCCATAGAAAACAGGGCAGAAACGTCACCCAAAGTGTGAGCGCGCCCGCCGCAAGGGCCAGCCCAAGCCCGCCCTCGTAATAGCCCGCCAGAAGCGCCACGAACTGCGTCACCAGAATGAGCGGGCCGGGGGTGGTTTCCGCAAGCCCCAGCGCGTCGATCATCTGTGCGGTGCTGAGCCAGCCATGTGTCTCCACCACGGCCTGTGTCATATAAGCGAGAACGGCGTAGGCGCCGCCAAATGTCACCACGGCCAGTTTGCTGAAGAAGAGCGCGATTTCCGTAAGGAACTCTGCACCCGAGGCCCAGACGGCCAGCACGGGCAGCGCCCACAGCACTGCAAAGATCACCGCGCCCTTGGCAGAGCGGCCAAACTGGCCCCGTGGCAGTGGCGCCGCATCGCCTGGTGCTGCCCCGGCGCTCAGCGCGCCATAAAGAGCGGCCAGCGCAATGATCAGCGGGAAGGGCAGCCCCGCGAAGAAGATCGCGGCAAAACCCAGTGCGGCAAGCGCCCAATGCGCGGCCCCTTTCAGCGCCTTCTGGCTGAGGCTCCAAAGCGCCTTGATCACGATGATAACCACCGCCGCCTTGATCCCCAGAAAGACGGCTTGAACCAGCGGCACTTGCCCAAGCGCGATATAAGCGAGCGCGAGCGCGAGGATGACCGCCGCACCGGGCAGCACGAAGAAAAGCCCGGCGATCAACCCGCCCACCGTGCCGCGCAGCTTCCACCCGGCATAGGTGGCCAGTTGCATTGCCTCGGGTCCCGGCAGGAGCATGCAGAAGGACAACGCACCCAGAAACTGCGGCTCACTCATCCATCCACGGTGCTCCACCAGCTCGCTATGCATGAGGGATATCTGCGCGGCGGGCCCACCGAAGGAGAGAAGACCGATACGCGCGAAGCTGCGCAGGAAATCGCTCAGCGGCATGTCCATCGCTCACTCCCTTATACGCGGTGGCGCGCGCTTTGTGGTGGCTCACCTTGGCTCAGGGGTTTGACGATTTCATGACACGGCGCGCGCGCCAAGAGGCATCGGTGCGGAAATCATAAAAATATGGGGGTAAAGTGCAGGCTTCTGTTGCCAGGTGCCTGCGAACCCCGCCTTACGCGGCTAGGCGCAAGGGCTTAAGTTTCAGTCGCTGAAACCGCTTACGCGGCCATCGCAACTGGAGCACGATTGTCATTTGCAATTGTACTTTTTGGGCCGATACGGTGGCACCCAGCCGAAACAAAGCATAACCCCTTTAGACGTTCGTCGATCCTATTTCGACCCCCTCCGCCGCCAAATGAACGGGTGTTGGTGGAGTCGCCGGGTACCGCCCCCGGGTCCGATCCGCGTATTACGAGCGCGTTTATGTCCATAGTCCCCGAAGGAACATTTTGAATATAGGCGGTGCTGTTCGGTTTGCAAAGGGGGCACGCAAAACCCCCCGCCGGGTAAGGGCGGGGGTTTTGGTCATCTTGGGGCGCGATGATTAACCAGCGCGGCGGAAATCCGTCTCATCGGTCACGGCGAACCGCCCGCCTTTGAGCTTTTGCAGCTTTCCCTCGCGCAGAAGCTGCCCGAACGAGCGCAGCCCCTCTTCGCGGGAAAAGTCGCCCGCCTCCATCTCACGCAGCTTTTGCATCAGCATCGGGCGCGAGAATTGCGGCATGCCTTCCACATCGGCCATATAGGCGGCGGCGGCTTCCAAAAGCTCGGGCAGGGATTTGGCCCCTTGCGCGTCGGCAAAATCAGCAAAGCTGTGATCGGTGGCGGAAGCATTCATCTGCTCAGGCTTTGGTTCGGTCTGTGGGCGCTGTGGGGTCATGTCCGAGGTGTCTTTCCGTATCTCGGACGCTTCGGCCAGAGGAGCCTCGGCGGGACGCGCGCGCACAACCCGGCGAGGCCGTATGGGGGCCGCATCGGTGTCGACACGTTGCTCGGCCACCAGCTTCAGAGGCGCGGGGCGTGGGGCGGCTGGCCGTTCGGGGCTGGGCGTGGCTGTGACTGATACGCGCGGGCGACGGGGGCGCACGGCGTTTTCAAGATCGAGCCGGTAAGGCTGATCGTCCACGTCTTGCGCCATGGCTCCGCCCGCGCTGCGCTCGGCCTTGGTGGCGGCCACGGCGGCGCGCAGGTGTTGAATGGCATTGCGCCGTTCGTTTGATTCGGGCTCTTGCAACTGGCTGTCGGTCTCATCGAAGATCCGCGAGGTTTGCGCATCGGACCCAATTGCGCCGAGCACAGCGCTTTTGGCGTCAGGGGCGGGCTTCTCCGTGGCGGCGTCTTCGGCTGCATCTTGGGGCGCATCTTCCGGCGCGTCGTCGATCTCATCCGTAAGGTCTTTGCTGGCCTCGGCGGGGGTGTCGTCAAGATCGGCGAGGGCGTCGGCCACATCATCTGCCACATCCTCGGACGTGCCCTCTACGATCTCCTCGGCTGGCATTTCTGCCGCCTCAGGCTCTGACTTTGCGGCGCGGGACGCGTTCAGCTCCGCTTCGACCTCTGCCAATTCGCGTTGCAGATCGGCCTCTTCCTCGGGCGAGAGGGAGGCACCGTCTGTGGCGTTGTTTGCGGCGCTGTCTGTCCCGCCAAGGGCTGCGTCGAGATCGGCGCGTTTCACCTTGATCATACGCGCGGCGAGGGGGCGGACCTCTGATGCGTCCTCAGTAGGGGCTGTCTCGGCGTCATTGCCGATGGCATCCGCCTTAAGCTGCGCCAGAGTATCATCTGCGCGGGGCGCGGCGTCTGCGTCGATGTCATCGTCATCCTTAGCGGTTTCAATCGGGCCGTTGTCCGCTGCGCTCAAGCGGGCCAGCATGTCGTCTTCGACGTCTGTGTTTTCTTGCGCGGTGGCGTGTGCTTCGGCTTCGCGAGTGGCGGCCTCGGCGCGGGCTTGTTCTGCGTCGGCTTCGGCCTGCGCTTCAAGCTCTGCTTGGCGTTTGGCCTCGGCGGCGTGGTCTGCCTCGGCTTTCGCGTCTGCTGCACGCTCCGCCTCCGCTTGCTCAGCGGCCTCGGCTTGACGCTCTGCTTCCGCTGCACGCTCAGCCTCGGCCTTTTCGGCCGCTTTGGCTTCTGCTGCCGCTTGGGCCTCCGCCTCACGCGCGGCCTCTGCCTCACGCGCGGCCTCAAGGGCGGCACGGTCTTCTTCGGCTTTGGCGGCGGCCTCAGCTGCGCGCTGGGCCTCCTCGCGCTCCGCTTGTTCGGTGCTTTCAGCCTCGGCCAAACGGGCCGCATCTTCTTCTACATCATCAGCGTCCAGCGCGGCCGCGATATCATCCTGTGCGCTTCTCAAGAAATCTTGGGCGTGCTCGTCCTCGGTATAGCGCGCATCGAATCCGCCTGACGGGCTGGCCACGGCGCGGATGCGGCGCAGCTTGTCGGCCACGCTTTCCGCCTCGCCTTGGGGGGCGGCGCGTTTGGGTGCTTCATCAGCGTTATTTATGCCGTTGGTCACAGTGGCCTCAGAGCGGACCTCTGCCGCGCCCTGCGCAGGCAACGCGGCAGGGGGCGTCGTTGCCACCGGGGCGGACTGTGGGGCAGGCGCGGTGGCGGGCGATGCCGCTGCATCGCTGGCGCGCAAGTGGATACGGCCGTCTTGATCATGTGCCTCCACGCGGCGCGAAATCTCGCGGCCTGCGATCTTGGCCAGCATGTCTGCATCGGGTGTCGGTGGCTCTGCGCCGAAATAACGGTCGTCGGCGGCCAGATCACGGAAATACTCCGCAATCGCCTTCATCGTGTCGAACGAATCGTCGAACCCTTCAAGGGTGCACGAAAACGTGCCATACGAGACCGTCAGAATTTTACTCGAATTCACCATAACATGCTCACTTTCGTTGCCTGCAATGGGCGGTTTACCATGGGGGGCGCGTTCAAACCGGCCCGAATCTGAGAAGATTAACGTATCATTTCATGGCGAGATTGTGATCTGTTTCACAAATCTGGGATAATATAGTGAATTTGAAAATGATTGTGCAGGATTTGGGACCAATCACGCTGCTGGGTGGCGGTGCGGCGACGCAAGAGCAATTGCACGCGGCGATGGGGATCGCCCCCGTGGCGGTGGCGGCGGATGGCGGCGCGCAGTTGGCGTTAACCCACGGGGTTGATGTGCGGGCGGTGATCGGCGATTTCGATTCGATATCTGAGGATGTGCGCGCCGCCGTGCCCGCTGAAAACCTGCATCATATCCCCGAGCAAGACAGCACGGATTTTGAGAAATGCCTCGCGCGGATCAAAGCGCCCCTTATCCTCGGGGTGGGCTTTGCAGGCGGGCGGATGGATCATCAGATGGCCGCGTGTAATGCGCTGGTGCGGGCGGCGCATCAGCGCTGTGTGCTTTTGGGCAGTGACGATCTGATCTTTCTCGCACCGCCCAGTTTGCGGCTCGATCTGCCCGAGGGGGCGCGTGTGTCGCTTTTTCCGCTGGGCGCGGTTGAGGGCGTGTCGGATGGGCTTGAGTGGCCCATTCAGGGGCTGAACTTTGCGCCCGACCGTCAGATCAGCACATCTAACAGGGCGCTGGGGCCTGTTTTTCTTAGCATGACCGCGCCGAAAATGCTGGTGATGGTGGCGCCCGAGCATCTGGAGATGGTGGTGGCGTCGCTTCTGGCCGCGCCGAATTGGGGCCGGTGACGGCGCAGTGATCAGATCAGGGCTGCGGGGGGACGCGGCGCTCTATCGCCAGTTCCATTTTGCGTTCGCGCAGGAAAACGTAAAAGCCTGAGCCCACAATGAGCGCGATGCCAATAATGCTCAGCCCATCAGGCAGGTCCCCGAAGATCCAAAAGCCCAGTGCGGTGGCGCTGACAATCTCAAGGTAGTGGATGGGCGCGATGGTGGAGGCGGGGGCGAAGCTGAGCGCGTAGCTGATGCAGATATGGCTGAGCGTGGCGACCACGCCGACGCCTAAGAGTAACCATAGCTCGCGGGCGGCAGGCCAGCTTGGGTCAAGCTCGGTCACGCCGGTATTGTTGAAGATCGTAAGGAGGGGCACGGCGATCACCAGTGCGGCAAGGCTGGTATAGGTTTGCAAGGTTATGGGGTGCATGCGCTGCGCCATCTTACGGGTCAGGATCATGTAGAAGGCAAAGAGCAGGGCCGTCACCAGAGGCGCCAGCGCGACAAGGCCCACATCCACGAATGTGGGCTGAATGATCAAAAGCGCGCCCACAAAGCCCACGGTGCAGGCAAGGATGCGCCGCGCCCCGATTGCCTCCCCCAGCAGGAGCGCCCCCAGAAGGGTCAGGATGAACGGCTCCACAAAGAAGATCGCGATAGCATCTGCGATTGGCATGTAGCGCAAAGCGTAGAAGAAAAATCCGGTGGCGGTGAGAATGAGCGCCGCGCGAATGAGGTGCAGGCCCATCTCGGCGCGCAATGGCCTGTGCAGGCATCCCATGGCGATGGCCAGCGGCAGCAGCAAAGCGGCCTGAACCGCAAATCGGGTTGCCGCCACCTGGCCCACGGCCAGCGCATCGCCGATCATTTTGGCGAAGCTGTCCATCAGCGGCGCGGTGAGGGCAAACCCCACCATCAGCAATATGCCGAGTGTGGGCCGCTCGGCTTTTGGCAGGCCTTTCATCAGCAGTTCGGCACGTTCACAGCGAGCCCGCCAAGCGACGTCTCTTTGTATTTGTCCATCATATCCGCGCCCGTCTGGCGCATCGTCTCGATACAGGCATCAAGCGGGACAAGATGCGTACCATCGCCGCGCAGCGCGAGGCTTGCCGCCGAGACGGCCTTGATCGCGCCCAGCCCGTTGCGCTCAATGCAGGGCACTTGGACAAGGCCCGCAACCGGGTCGCAGGTCATGCCGAGGTGATGCTCCAGCGCGATCTCGGCGGCGTTTTCAATCTGCTCGGGCGTGCCGCCCAGAACGGCGCAGAGGCCAGCGGCCCCCATGGCGGCGGCGCTGCCCACTTCGGCCTGACACCCGGCCTCGGCGCCCGAGATGGAGGCGTTGTATTTCACCAGCCCCCCAATGGCGGCAGCGGTGAGCAGAAATTCCTCCACCTGCGCCTCGGACGCGCCGGGCACATGCTCCAGCCAGTATTTGATCACCGCAGGCACCACGCCTGCCGCACCGTTGGTGGGGGCTGTGACCACCTGACCGCCCGCCGCGTTCTCCTCATTGACGGCCATGGCATAGGTGCTCATCCAGTCATTGATCTTGTGCGGTGCGCTGAGGTTGGTGCCGCGCTCTGCGATCAGCGCGTCGCGGATGCCCTTGGCGCGGCGTTTGACCTTCAGGCCGCCGGGCAGGATTCCATCGGTGACCATGCCGCGCTCGATACAATCATCCATCACCTGCCAGATGCGTTTGACGCCCGTGGTCATATCCACCTCGGCCTTGCGCGACACCTCATTGGCGCGCTTCATCGCGGCGATGGATTTGCCCGAGCTTTGGGCCATCTCCAGCATCTCGGCGGCGGATTTGAACGGGTAGGGGACGGGCGCGCCCTCATCGGTGTTGCGCCCGGCGGCAAGCTCTGCCTCGGTCATCACGAAGCCGCCGCCGATGGAGTAATAGGTCTCCTGCAAGATCACGTCGCCCTGCGCATCCGTGGCCATCAGGACCATACCGTTGGCGTGGCCGGGGAGGTTGGGACCAAAATCGAACACCAGATCGTCCTTGGGGTGAAAGGCCAGCTCCGGCAGGCCTTCGGGGCGCAGGGTATGCGTCGCGTGGATATCGGCCAGTGCGGCTTCGGCCTTTTCTGCGTCATATGTCTCGGGCAGGAACCCCGCAAGGCCGAGGATCGTCGCGCGGTCCGTCGCATGGCCCACGCCTGTAAACGCAAGGCTGCCATGCAGCGAGCCGCGGATACCCGCATATTGAAACGGTGCGCCGCGCATTTTGTCCAGAAACATGGAGGCGGCGACCATAGGCCCCATCGTGTGCGACGACGACGGGCCAATACCCACTTTGAACATCTCAAACACAGACAGAAACATTGAGGGCGCCTCCCTTGATACCCGCTGAGTGCGGCGATTGAGCTTTAGCGCATCCATAGGCCAGAGGGCTATCCGGAAACGACAGAGCGCGCCGTATCAGAGACGATTTGCGCCCTCAACCGACATTGTGACGCCGCCGTATAGTGGTGGGCCTGCCGGGAAGGGTCAGGCTGGCATCGCCGCGCGGGGTGCGGGCAATCACGCGGCCCTTGGCGATCACGCAAAGCCGGGCGGCGCGCAGGCGCAGGGCCTCTACCGGGTCGCCCGCATCAATCACTACCAGAGAGGCCTCACAACCAACCTCAAGCCCGTATCCCTCCAGCCCCATGATCTTGGCGCTGCGGGTCGTGACCATCTCATAGCACTCGCGCATCTCGGCGGGGCTGCTCATCTGCGCCACGTGCAGGCCCATGAAGGCCACGTCGAGCATATCGCCCGTGCCCAGCGGATACCACGGATCGCGCACGCAATCCTGCCCAAAGCCCACGGTGATGCCATGGGCTTGCATCTCCTTCACGCGGGTCATGCCGCGCCGCTTGGGGAAGGTATCGTGCCGCCCTTGGATCATGATGTTGATCAGGGGGTTGGGGATTGCGGCAACCTCGGCCTCGGCCATCAAAGGGAGCAGTTTCGAGACATAGTAATTGTCCATCGAATGCATGGATGTGAGGTGACTGCCCGCCACGCGGCCCTCAAGGCCAAGGCGCTGGGCCTCAAAGATCAGCGTCTCGATATGGCGGCTCATCGGGTCGTCCGTCTCGTCGCAATGCATGTCCACGCGCAGCCCGCGCTGGGCGGCCATCTCGCATAGCTCGCGCACGGACGCCGCACCATCCGCCATTGTCCGCTCGAAATGCGGGATGCCGCCGACCACATCCACGCCCATATCCAGCGCGCGGATCGTGTTGTCGCGCGCGGTGGGGTCGCGGTAGAACCC
The nucleotide sequence above comes from Roseovarius carneus. Encoded proteins:
- a CDS encoding amidohydrolase family protein, producing MFDLIVKGGTLPDGHVADIGIKAGKITAIGTLDAEAGEVIDATGDLVSPPFVDPHFHLDATLSYGQPRINASGTLLEGIGLWGELKQVMTQDEMIARALDYCDWAASMGLLAIRSHVDTCDDSLKGVEAMLEVRRQVKDYIDLQLVAFPQDGFYRDPTARDNTIRALDMGVDVVGGIPHFERTMADGAASVRELCEMAAQRGLRVDMHCDETDDPMSRHIETLIFEAQRLGLEGRVAGSHLTSMHSMDNYYVSKLLPLMAEAEVAAIPNPLINIMIQGRHDTFPKRRGMTRVKEMQAHGITVGFGQDCVRDPWYPLGTGDMLDVAFMGLHVAQMSSPAEMRECYEMVTTRSAKIMGLEGYGLEVGCEASLVVIDAGDPVEALRLRAARLCVIAKGRVIARTPRGDASLTLPGRPTTIRRRHNVG